In candidate division TA06 bacterium, the following are encoded in one genomic region:
- a CDS encoding T9SS type A sorting domain-containing protein has product YTVNHAAPIERTIWSYRVPDNLIGQTMQMHVTAMDRSGNIGNWSPYVQINTKVFTNSNTLLATAYNNGRHLLYDGNSKLHLTYTSADSIFYQNSKDDGYTWSGTWASGPGLYSGGKNPSSVIGIYGGDTVIAWKAETPLGGWVLKTAKHSGKTWQNVGTILEFGGGYEISGYVSPPAMVVNSAGTHLVIEGVDSYCAIGGQSGTWDWKLLYGFRPVGGSTFSWTVLDTASGGWGPWPTESPTICIDSKGGIHVAWDYDGEIYWRVYDPYAKAWKSKINLSKSLNVVSKEPSLAFYGDVHIVWQEGNDIWHNKGNWGFQSAYKSKALDKPFSWHGAENVSNNPDTASVNPVFDGNYIAWSEVMPSGDTEAYMSLYKDFAWQPAKNYSNNPTQPSGYPQIAYRQNVDGNKMTTIWTEGTEPLYSLIARDSAGPVTPQLAADVGGTEPSIYTIERDGYIVYGGTKDTASNAITVDYDSTALEYYLPTLDREQKQTLKMSLYQEYTDKADYIYQVWVDDASLGAVKVSSGQMVTFEKDLPNAVSHDGEGVLKIVNLKKGAIVTCDNWQLFAYDKATGRNDGHGGAQAELSEARPVAYRYELMQNAPNPCKQSTRINYQLAKPGQVSLKVYNTLGQAVKTLVNESQNPGPYSVKWDGRDETGRQTSAGIYFYRLNAGEFNSAKKMALLR; this is encoded by the coding sequence CCAATTCCAATACCCTTTTAGCCACCGCCTACAACAACGGCCGGCATTTGCTTTACGACGGCAACAGCAAGCTACACCTTACCTATACTTCGGCAGATTCGATTTTCTACCAAAATTCCAAGGACGATGGCTACACCTGGTCGGGAACCTGGGCTTCGGGGCCGGGTTTGTATTCGGGCGGTAAAAACCCATCTTCCGTCATCGGCATTTACGGCGGCGATACCGTAATCGCCTGGAAAGCCGAAACGCCGCTGGGCGGCTGGGTATTGAAGACGGCCAAGCATTCCGGTAAAACATGGCAGAATGTTGGAACCATCTTGGAGTTCGGCGGCGGTTACGAGATATCCGGTTATGTCAGCCCGCCAGCCATGGTCGTCAACAGCGCCGGAACGCATTTGGTCATTGAGGGGGTGGATTCTTATTGTGCCATCGGCGGCCAAAGCGGAACCTGGGACTGGAAGTTATTGTATGGCTTTAGGCCCGTCGGCGGTTCAACTTTCAGTTGGACGGTGTTGGATACCGCCAGCGGCGGTTGGGGTCCCTGGCCCACCGAATCGCCTACCATCTGCATAGACTCCAAAGGCGGCATCCATGTGGCCTGGGATTACGACGGCGAAATATACTGGAGGGTTTATGACCCTTATGCTAAAGCCTGGAAAAGTAAAATCAATCTTTCTAAGAGCCTGAATGTCGTTTCCAAAGAGCCTTCGCTGGCCTTCTACGGAGACGTGCATATCGTGTGGCAGGAGGGAAACGATATCTGGCATAATAAAGGCAACTGGGGTTTCCAGTCGGCATATAAATCTAAAGCATTAGACAAACCTTTCAGCTGGCATGGCGCGGAGAATGTCAGCAATAATCCTGACACGGCTTCGGTTAACCCGGTTTTTGACGGTAATTACATTGCCTGGAGCGAAGTAATGCCTTCGGGCGACACCGAGGCGTATATGTCTTTATACAAGGATTTTGCATGGCAGCCCGCTAAAAACTACAGCAATAATCCGACCCAGCCTTCGGGATATCCCCAGATAGCCTATCGCCAGAACGTTGACGGCAACAAGATGACCACTATTTGGACCGAAGGAACCGAGCCGCTCTATTCGTTGATTGCCCGCGATTCCGCCGGGCCTGTTACCCCGCAATTGGCCGCCGATGTGGGCGGAACCGAGCCTTCTATTTATACAATAGAGCGGGATGGCTATATAGTTTACGGCGGGACCAAAGACACCGCCTCCAATGCCATCACCGTGGACTATGACAGCACGGCTTTGGAGTATTACCTGCCGACCCTGGACCGGGAACAGAAACAAACGCTAAAGATGAGCCTGTACCAGGAATACACGGACAAGGCCGACTACATTTACCAAGTCTGGGTGGACGACGCTTCATTGGGCGCGGTTAAAGTTTCCTCTGGCCAAATGGTGACATTTGAGAAGGACTTGCCCAATGCGGTCAGCCACGACGGGGAAGGCGTGTTGAAGATCGTGAACCTGAAAAAAGGAGCTATCGTAACCTGCGACAACTGGCAGTTGTTTGCTTATGACAAGGCCACTGGCAGGAATGACGGCCACGGCGGAGCGCAGGCCGAACTTTCGGAAGCCAGGCCCGTGGCTTACCGCTACGAACTGATGCAAAACGCCCCCAACCCCTGCAAACAATCAACAAGGATCAATTATCAATTAGCAAAACCAGGGCAGGTAAGTCTAAAGGTTTACAACACCCTGGGCCAGGCGGTAAAAACCCTGGTCAACGAAAGCCAGAACCCCGGGCCGTATAGCGTCAAATGGGACGGCCGGGACGAAACGGGCCGGCAGACCTCGGCCGGCATCTACTTCTACCGCTTGAATGCGGGCGAGTTCAACAGCGCCAAGAAGATGGCGCTGCTGAGATAA